One genomic segment of Choristoneura fumiferana chromosome Z, NRCan_CFum_1, whole genome shotgun sequence includes these proteins:
- the LOC141440051 gene encoding uncharacterized protein, whose amino-acid sequence MSYLGSLNSFDHNSQEWEIFHSRLQQFLILNKIVEAGTKSALLLTHLSDETYRLLKNLVHPRDVAAVGYDELLKVLNEHFSPKRCTFADRCKFYEARRDVGESVEQWAARIRGLAVHCEFGSALDLLLTDKFVLGLRAGKERERLFEQDAATLTLAKAMQLAQQMECAQQARASGVDGTVKQEPVYRAGSERWGAGAAAAAGNRDARPRLCSVCGMKSHDASKCRYKTYRCQVCGVKGHLKKVCVSKKPDCPVHNVEAEFLAPEVNECVDCKDCELLSLRS is encoded by the coding sequence atgtCTTATTTGGGGAGCCTCAATTCTTTCGATCATAATTCCCAAGAGTGGGAGATTTTCCACAGTCGTTTGCAGCAGTTTCTTATTCTAAATAAGATTGTGGAAGCAGGGACAAAGAGTGCGCTGTTACTAACGCATTTGTCCGACGAGACATACCGACTATTGAAGAACTTGGTGCATCCGCGGGACGTTGCCGCCGTCGGATACGACGAGCTGCTAAAAGTACTCAACGAGCATTTTTCACCGAAGAGATGTACGTTTGCCGATAGATGTAAGTTTTACGAGGCGAGGCGTGACGTAGGAGAGAGCGTCGAACAGTGGGCGGCTCGGATCAGGGGATTAGCCGTTCACTGTGAGTTCGGGAGCGCGTTGGACTTGTTGCTGACGGACAAGTTCGTGCTGGGGCTGCGCGCCGGCAAGGAACGCGAACGACTGTTCGAACAGGACGCCGCCACGCTCACGCTCGCGAAGGCCATGCAGCTGGCGCAGCAGATGGAGTGCGCGCAGCAGGCGCGCGCCTCTGGAGTGGACGGGACCGTCAAGCAGGAGCCGGTGTACCGAGCGGGCAGCGAGCGCtggggcgccggcgccgccgccgccgccggcaaCCGCGATGCCAGGCCGAGGCTCTGCTCGGTGTGCGGTATGAAGAGCCACGACGCTAGCAAGTGCCGCTACAAAACCTACCGGTGTCAAGTGTGTGGTGTAAAGGGACACCTTAAGAAAGTATGCGTTTCTAAGAAACCTGACTGCCCTGTGCATAACGTCGAAGCCGAATTTTTGGCGCCAGAGGTTAATGAGTGCGTTGATTGTAAGGATTGCGAACTTCTGAGCTTGAG